In the Hordeum vulgare subsp. vulgare chromosome 7H, MorexV3_pseudomolecules_assembly, whole genome shotgun sequence genome, one interval contains:
- the LOC123407041 gene encoding protein NTM1-like 9 isoform X2, with product MTVMELKALPLGFRFHPTDEELVRHYLKGKITGQIKNEVEVIPEIDVCKCEPWDLPDKALIRSEDPEWFFFAPKDRKYPNGSRSNRATEAGYWKATGKDRVIKSKGEKKKQHMIGMKKTLVFHRGRAPKGERTGWIMHEYRTTEPEFESGEQGGYVLYRLFQKQVEKTERSIPEEMDRSGYSPTPSRSTPDNMEANEEAITLINKESPESGLHGCPIELPCTIETLGAPVTRWLADRNGNPGTDEANDVGMPFHRGVDESPKADLSVGSLAHLIDSQTKNLGSHEFATVSAPMLPDDHLDNLLLHLTHNSVEDFLNETIADPDELSSTACKVQYDSDNGIMQAQGDLLYDDPNWFGNFLSDDTNPQPSGLYENAPLLPYGTNPDVLSMDSGDESLQDLFNSMDDSSWQNDVWSNGFGFNPMHQQLQSTVHPNYIFSQQGIARRRLRLLDSLSDVNVESRESMTRDEHEDEESDIVTSKYRSESVESSADVDESESTGVTIMSRRRALTKSVPSDRDDAESTGITIMGRRSAPSSNAPSDEADAEATGINIVSRRTAPSSSTDNSFTTEQGTAVRRLRLQSNLDAGSCSSVDGLSSCIIEHGSENEGLEAEIDEHVDTNFLDDVGFAGNSHADEHMYMPDHEANSLTRLRKTAEKSDKENKQECGPQSHVRAPRKRGGFAARMILPVLSVALLVLVSVGVYGWA from the exons ATGACGGTGATGGAGCTCAAGGCGCTACCGCTCGGTTTCCGGTTCCACCCCACCGACGAGGAGCTCGTCAGGCACTACCTCAAGGGGAAGATCACGGGGCAGATCAAGAACGAGGTCGAGGTGATCCCGGAGATCGACGTCTGCAAGTGCGAGCCGTGGGACCTCCCAG ATAAAGCTTTGATCCGCTCGGAGGATCCAGAGTGGTTCTTCTTTGCACCCAAGGACCGCAAATATCCCAATGGAAGCAGGTCAAACAGGGCGACGGAGGCCGGGTACTGGAAGGCTACCGGGAAGGACAGGGTCATCAAGTCCAAGGGCGAGAAGAAAAAGCAGCATATGATTGGCATGAAGAAGACCCTTGTGTTCCACCGAGGACGTGCTCCAAAAGGGGAGCGCACTGGTTGGATTATGCACGAGTACCGCACCACCGAGCCAGAGTTTGAGTCTGGCGAGCAG GGTGGCTATGTTCTGTACCGCCTATTTCAAAAGCAAGTGGAGAAAACTGAGCGCTCCATTCCGGAGGAAATGGATAGAAGTGGCTACTCTCCCACTCCATCTCGTTCTACTCCTGACAATATGGAAGCAAACGAGGAAGCTATCACACTCATAAATAAGGAATCTCCTGAATCTGGTCTGCATGGATGTCCAATTGAGTTGCCATGTACAATTGAAACTCTGGGCGCCCCGGTTACAAGGTGGCTTGCAGACCGAAATGGCAATCCCGGGACAGATGAAGCAAACGATGTAGGCATGCCTTTTCATCGTGGTGTCGATGAAAGTCCCAAG GCCGATCTGTCAGTTGGCTCTCTGGCTCACCTAATTGATTCACAGACGAAAAATCTCGGTTCTCATGAGTTTGCCACCGTTTCTGCCCCCATGTTACCGGATGACCATTTGGACAATCTTCTACTTCATTTAACTCATAATTCGGTGGAAGATTTCTTGAATGAAACAATTGCTGATCCAGACGAGCTTTCGTCAACTGCATGTAAAGTTCAGTACGATTCAGACAATGGGATTATGCAG GCTCAGGGTGATTTGCTATATGATGATCCAAACTGGTTTGGTAATTTTCTGTCAGATGACACAAATCCACAACCAAGTGGATTATATGAGAATGCACCATTGCTTCCTTATGGCACTAATCCTGATGTACTTTCCATGGACTCCGGCGACGAGTCCTTGCAAGATTTGTTCAATAGCATGGACGATTCAAGTTGGCAGAATGATGTATGGAGCAACGGATTTGGATTTAATCCCATGCATCAGCAGTTACAGTCTACTGTGCATCCGAACTATATATTTTCTCAACAGGGCATTGCACGCAGGAGGCTTCGGCTACTAGATTCATTGTCTGATGTCAATGTTGAGAGTAGAGAGAGCATGACCAGAGATGAACATGAAGATGAAGAATCAGATATTGTAACTTCGAAATATAGGAGTGAATCTGTTGAATCATCTGCAGATGTAGATGAGTCTGAGTCAACCGGGGTTACTATTATGAGCCGGCGCCGTGCTCTAACTAAAAGTGTGCCTTCCGACCGCGATGATGCTGAATCAACGGGGATTACTATTATGGGCCGGCGCTCTGCTCCAAGTTCAAATGCGCCTTCCGATGAAGCTGATGCTGAGGCAACAGGGATTAATATTGTGAGCCGACGCACTGCTCCAAGTTCAAGCACAGATAACTCATTTACCACCGAACAGGGGACTGCAGTGCGAAGGTTGCGGCTACAATCGAACCTTGACGCAGGATCATGTTCCAGTGTTGATGGTTTGTCAAGTTGCATTATAGAACATGGAAGTGAAAACGAAGGGCTGGAAGCTGAG ATTGACGAGCATGTGGATACAAACTTCCTTGATGATGTTGGTTTTGCTGGCAACAGTCATGCTGATGAGCATATGTACATGCCTGATCATG AAGCTAATTCTCTTACGAGGCTGCGGAAGACAGCAGAGAAAAGCGACAAGGAGAACAAGCAGGAGTGTGGTCCCCAGTCACATGTGAGAGCACCAAGGAAGAGGGGAGGCTTCGCAGCACGCATGATCTTGCCAGTTCTGTCGGTGGCTCTTCTCGTTCTTGTTAGCGTTGGGGTCTACGGATGGGCATAA
- the LOC123407041 gene encoding protein NTM1-like 9 isoform X1 yields the protein MTVMELKALPLGFRFHPTDEELVRHYLKGKITGQIKNEVEVIPEIDVCKCEPWDLPDKALIRSEDPEWFFFAPKDRKYPNGSRSNRATEAGYWKATGKDRVIKSKGEKKKQHMIGMKKTLVFHRGRAPKGERTGWIMHEYRTTEPEFESGEQGGYVLYRLFQKQVEKTERSIPEEMDRSGYSPTPSRSTPDNMEANEEAITLINKESPESGLHGCPIELPCTIETLGAPVTRWLADRNGNPGTDEANDVGMPFHRGVDESPKQADLSVGSLAHLIDSQTKNLGSHEFATVSAPMLPDDHLDNLLLHLTHNSVEDFLNETIADPDELSSTACKVQYDSDNGIMQAQGDLLYDDPNWFGNFLSDDTNPQPSGLYENAPLLPYGTNPDVLSMDSGDESLQDLFNSMDDSSWQNDVWSNGFGFNPMHQQLQSTVHPNYIFSQQGIARRRLRLLDSLSDVNVESRESMTRDEHEDEESDIVTSKYRSESVESSADVDESESTGVTIMSRRRALTKSVPSDRDDAESTGITIMGRRSAPSSNAPSDEADAEATGINIVSRRTAPSSSTDNSFTTEQGTAVRRLRLQSNLDAGSCSSVDGLSSCIIEHGSENEGLEAEIDEHVDTNFLDDVGFAGNSHADEHMYMPDHEANSLTRLRKTAEKSDKENKQECGPQSHVRAPRKRGGFAARMILPVLSVALLVLVSVGVYGWA from the exons ATGACGGTGATGGAGCTCAAGGCGCTACCGCTCGGTTTCCGGTTCCACCCCACCGACGAGGAGCTCGTCAGGCACTACCTCAAGGGGAAGATCACGGGGCAGATCAAGAACGAGGTCGAGGTGATCCCGGAGATCGACGTCTGCAAGTGCGAGCCGTGGGACCTCCCAG ATAAAGCTTTGATCCGCTCGGAGGATCCAGAGTGGTTCTTCTTTGCACCCAAGGACCGCAAATATCCCAATGGAAGCAGGTCAAACAGGGCGACGGAGGCCGGGTACTGGAAGGCTACCGGGAAGGACAGGGTCATCAAGTCCAAGGGCGAGAAGAAAAAGCAGCATATGATTGGCATGAAGAAGACCCTTGTGTTCCACCGAGGACGTGCTCCAAAAGGGGAGCGCACTGGTTGGATTATGCACGAGTACCGCACCACCGAGCCAGAGTTTGAGTCTGGCGAGCAG GGTGGCTATGTTCTGTACCGCCTATTTCAAAAGCAAGTGGAGAAAACTGAGCGCTCCATTCCGGAGGAAATGGATAGAAGTGGCTACTCTCCCACTCCATCTCGTTCTACTCCTGACAATATGGAAGCAAACGAGGAAGCTATCACACTCATAAATAAGGAATCTCCTGAATCTGGTCTGCATGGATGTCCAATTGAGTTGCCATGTACAATTGAAACTCTGGGCGCCCCGGTTACAAGGTGGCTTGCAGACCGAAATGGCAATCCCGGGACAGATGAAGCAAACGATGTAGGCATGCCTTTTCATCGTGGTGTCGATGAAAGTCCCAAG CAGGCCGATCTGTCAGTTGGCTCTCTGGCTCACCTAATTGATTCACAGACGAAAAATCTCGGTTCTCATGAGTTTGCCACCGTTTCTGCCCCCATGTTACCGGATGACCATTTGGACAATCTTCTACTTCATTTAACTCATAATTCGGTGGAAGATTTCTTGAATGAAACAATTGCTGATCCAGACGAGCTTTCGTCAACTGCATGTAAAGTTCAGTACGATTCAGACAATGGGATTATGCAG GCTCAGGGTGATTTGCTATATGATGATCCAAACTGGTTTGGTAATTTTCTGTCAGATGACACAAATCCACAACCAAGTGGATTATATGAGAATGCACCATTGCTTCCTTATGGCACTAATCCTGATGTACTTTCCATGGACTCCGGCGACGAGTCCTTGCAAGATTTGTTCAATAGCATGGACGATTCAAGTTGGCAGAATGATGTATGGAGCAACGGATTTGGATTTAATCCCATGCATCAGCAGTTACAGTCTACTGTGCATCCGAACTATATATTTTCTCAACAGGGCATTGCACGCAGGAGGCTTCGGCTACTAGATTCATTGTCTGATGTCAATGTTGAGAGTAGAGAGAGCATGACCAGAGATGAACATGAAGATGAAGAATCAGATATTGTAACTTCGAAATATAGGAGTGAATCTGTTGAATCATCTGCAGATGTAGATGAGTCTGAGTCAACCGGGGTTACTATTATGAGCCGGCGCCGTGCTCTAACTAAAAGTGTGCCTTCCGACCGCGATGATGCTGAATCAACGGGGATTACTATTATGGGCCGGCGCTCTGCTCCAAGTTCAAATGCGCCTTCCGATGAAGCTGATGCTGAGGCAACAGGGATTAATATTGTGAGCCGACGCACTGCTCCAAGTTCAAGCACAGATAACTCATTTACCACCGAACAGGGGACTGCAGTGCGAAGGTTGCGGCTACAATCGAACCTTGACGCAGGATCATGTTCCAGTGTTGATGGTTTGTCAAGTTGCATTATAGAACATGGAAGTGAAAACGAAGGGCTGGAAGCTGAG ATTGACGAGCATGTGGATACAAACTTCCTTGATGATGTTGGTTTTGCTGGCAACAGTCATGCTGATGAGCATATGTACATGCCTGATCATG AAGCTAATTCTCTTACGAGGCTGCGGAAGACAGCAGAGAAAAGCGACAAGGAGAACAAGCAGGAGTGTGGTCCCCAGTCACATGTGAGAGCACCAAGGAAGAGGGGAGGCTTCGCAGCACGCATGATCTTGCCAGTTCTGTCGGTGGCTCTTCTCGTTCTTGTTAGCGTTGGGGTCTACGGATGGGCATAA
- the LOC123407041 gene encoding protein NTM1-like 9 isoform X3, with product MTVMELKALPLGFRFHPTDEELVRHYLKGKITGQIKNEVEVIPEIDVCKCEPWDLPDKALIRSEDPEWFFFAPKDRKYPNGSRSNRATEAGYWKATGKDRVIKSKGEKKKQHMIGMKKTLVFHRGRAPKGERTGWIMHEYRTTEPEFESGEQGGYVLYRLFQKQVEKTERSIPEEMDRSGYSPTPSRSTPDNMEANEEAITLINKESPESGLHGCPIELPCTIETLGAPVTRWLADRNGNPGTDEANDVGMPFHRGVDESPKQADLSVGSLAHLIDSQTKNLGSHEFATVSAPMLPDDHLDNLLLHLTHNSVEDFLNETIADPDELSSTACKVQYDSDNGIMQGDLLYDDPNWFGNFLSDDTNPQPSGLYENAPLLPYGTNPDVLSMDSGDESLQDLFNSMDDSSWQNDVWSNGFGFNPMHQQLQSTVHPNYIFSQQGIARRRLRLLDSLSDVNVESRESMTRDEHEDEESDIVTSKYRSESVESSADVDESESTGVTIMSRRRALTKSVPSDRDDAESTGITIMGRRSAPSSNAPSDEADAEATGINIVSRRTAPSSSTDNSFTTEQGTAVRRLRLQSNLDAGSCSSVDGLSSCIIEHGSENEGLEAEIDEHVDTNFLDDVGFAGNSHADEHMYMPDHEANSLTRLRKTAEKSDKENKQECGPQSHVRAPRKRGGFAARMILPVLSVALLVLVSVGVYGWA from the exons ATGACGGTGATGGAGCTCAAGGCGCTACCGCTCGGTTTCCGGTTCCACCCCACCGACGAGGAGCTCGTCAGGCACTACCTCAAGGGGAAGATCACGGGGCAGATCAAGAACGAGGTCGAGGTGATCCCGGAGATCGACGTCTGCAAGTGCGAGCCGTGGGACCTCCCAG ATAAAGCTTTGATCCGCTCGGAGGATCCAGAGTGGTTCTTCTTTGCACCCAAGGACCGCAAATATCCCAATGGAAGCAGGTCAAACAGGGCGACGGAGGCCGGGTACTGGAAGGCTACCGGGAAGGACAGGGTCATCAAGTCCAAGGGCGAGAAGAAAAAGCAGCATATGATTGGCATGAAGAAGACCCTTGTGTTCCACCGAGGACGTGCTCCAAAAGGGGAGCGCACTGGTTGGATTATGCACGAGTACCGCACCACCGAGCCAGAGTTTGAGTCTGGCGAGCAG GGTGGCTATGTTCTGTACCGCCTATTTCAAAAGCAAGTGGAGAAAACTGAGCGCTCCATTCCGGAGGAAATGGATAGAAGTGGCTACTCTCCCACTCCATCTCGTTCTACTCCTGACAATATGGAAGCAAACGAGGAAGCTATCACACTCATAAATAAGGAATCTCCTGAATCTGGTCTGCATGGATGTCCAATTGAGTTGCCATGTACAATTGAAACTCTGGGCGCCCCGGTTACAAGGTGGCTTGCAGACCGAAATGGCAATCCCGGGACAGATGAAGCAAACGATGTAGGCATGCCTTTTCATCGTGGTGTCGATGAAAGTCCCAAG CAGGCCGATCTGTCAGTTGGCTCTCTGGCTCACCTAATTGATTCACAGACGAAAAATCTCGGTTCTCATGAGTTTGCCACCGTTTCTGCCCCCATGTTACCGGATGACCATTTGGACAATCTTCTACTTCATTTAACTCATAATTCGGTGGAAGATTTCTTGAATGAAACAATTGCTGATCCAGACGAGCTTTCGTCAACTGCATGTAAAGTTCAGTACGATTCAGACAATGGGATTATGCAG GGTGATTTGCTATATGATGATCCAAACTGGTTTGGTAATTTTCTGTCAGATGACACAAATCCACAACCAAGTGGATTATATGAGAATGCACCATTGCTTCCTTATGGCACTAATCCTGATGTACTTTCCATGGACTCCGGCGACGAGTCCTTGCAAGATTTGTTCAATAGCATGGACGATTCAAGTTGGCAGAATGATGTATGGAGCAACGGATTTGGATTTAATCCCATGCATCAGCAGTTACAGTCTACTGTGCATCCGAACTATATATTTTCTCAACAGGGCATTGCACGCAGGAGGCTTCGGCTACTAGATTCATTGTCTGATGTCAATGTTGAGAGTAGAGAGAGCATGACCAGAGATGAACATGAAGATGAAGAATCAGATATTGTAACTTCGAAATATAGGAGTGAATCTGTTGAATCATCTGCAGATGTAGATGAGTCTGAGTCAACCGGGGTTACTATTATGAGCCGGCGCCGTGCTCTAACTAAAAGTGTGCCTTCCGACCGCGATGATGCTGAATCAACGGGGATTACTATTATGGGCCGGCGCTCTGCTCCAAGTTCAAATGCGCCTTCCGATGAAGCTGATGCTGAGGCAACAGGGATTAATATTGTGAGCCGACGCACTGCTCCAAGTTCAAGCACAGATAACTCATTTACCACCGAACAGGGGACTGCAGTGCGAAGGTTGCGGCTACAATCGAACCTTGACGCAGGATCATGTTCCAGTGTTGATGGTTTGTCAAGTTGCATTATAGAACATGGAAGTGAAAACGAAGGGCTGGAAGCTGAG ATTGACGAGCATGTGGATACAAACTTCCTTGATGATGTTGGTTTTGCTGGCAACAGTCATGCTGATGAGCATATGTACATGCCTGATCATG AAGCTAATTCTCTTACGAGGCTGCGGAAGACAGCAGAGAAAAGCGACAAGGAGAACAAGCAGGAGTGTGGTCCCCAGTCACATGTGAGAGCACCAAGGAAGAGGGGAGGCTTCGCAGCACGCATGATCTTGCCAGTTCTGTCGGTGGCTCTTCTCGTTCTTGTTAGCGTTGGGGTCTACGGATGGGCATAA